Proteins co-encoded in one Balneolaceae bacterium genomic window:
- a CDS encoding class I SAM-dependent RNA methyltransferase has protein sequence MADFTKKSTVSITCPLGLSPLLKEEIEEHGFKVSETRETGVEIEASLNDCIYLNFWLRTAHRVHFLMDEKRIQSPDQLKVWIKKMHWEDWIDEDGFFSVTSRVDHPTIENDQYANLMVKDAVADRIRFKKDQRPDSGSDLQKTVLFLYWDKKIARIFIDTSGESLSRRNYRGSGAFAPMQETLAAAIINSTKWKPGQHFINPMTGSGTLAIEAVMQATRRAPASLRNNFGFMHIRGFNEEYYQSVRDEARRGVEKDIEGKFIATDNDPNAIIGAKKNAQTAGVDHMIDFQTCDFSETPVPDGEGVVVFNPPYGERIGSPDDHISLYKGIGDFLKSKCPGKMGYVFTANNKLTKKVGLRASSRTTFFNSTIECRLLEYELYKGSKK, from the coding sequence ATGGCAGATTTTACAAAGAAAAGTACCGTTAGTATAACTTGTCCGCTTGGACTCTCTCCCCTGTTAAAAGAAGAGATTGAAGAACATGGTTTTAAAGTATCTGAAACACGTGAAACCGGAGTTGAAATTGAGGCCTCTCTTAATGATTGTATCTATCTGAATTTTTGGCTTCGAACGGCTCACCGCGTGCATTTTCTCATGGATGAAAAAAGAATTCAATCACCCGACCAATTGAAAGTCTGGATCAAGAAGATGCACTGGGAAGATTGGATTGATGAAGATGGATTTTTCTCCGTCACTTCAAGAGTAGATCACCCTACTATTGAGAATGACCAATACGCAAATCTTATGGTGAAGGATGCCGTAGCCGATCGAATCCGGTTTAAAAAAGATCAGCGTCCTGACAGCGGTTCGGATCTCCAAAAAACAGTTTTATTTCTCTATTGGGATAAGAAGATTGCAAGAATTTTTATTGATACATCCGGGGAGTCACTCTCACGCAGAAATTACCGGGGATCCGGTGCCTTCGCACCAATGCAGGAAACTCTGGCTGCGGCCATCATCAATTCAACAAAATGGAAGCCTGGACAACATTTTATCAACCCTATGACAGGGAGCGGAACTCTTGCTATTGAAGCCGTAATGCAAGCGACCCGCAGGGCACCCGCCTCACTGAGAAATAATTTCGGGTTTATGCATATCCGTGGGTTTAATGAGGAATACTACCAATCTGTTAGGGATGAAGCCAGGCGCGGTGTAGAGAAAGATATTGAAGGAAAATTTATAGCGACCGATAACGATCCCAATGCCATTATCGGCGCAAAGAAAAATGCTCAGACGGCCGGCGTGGATCATATGATCGACTTTCAAACCTGTGACTTTTCAGAAACTCCGGTCCCCGATGGCGAGGGAGTTGTTGTATTCAATCCTCCGTATGGAGAACGAATCGGCTCACCAGATGATCATATTTCTCTCTACAAAGGTATCGGTGATTTCCTGAAGTCTAAATGTCCCGGTAAGATGGGATATGTCTTCACGGCCAATAACAAACTCACCAAAAAAGTTGGACTCAGAGCCTCTTCAAGAACCACATTTTTCAATTCCACAATTGAGTGCCGTTTGTTGGAGTATGAGCTGTATAAGGGATCGAAGAAATAA
- a CDS encoding peptidylprolyl isomerase yields the protein MSKAKDGDTVKVHYTGTLENGEVFDTSQEREPLEFQLGEGQLIPGFEKAVIGMSEGDSTKVDIPSDEAYGEVREDLVINVPKDQLPDDVEPEIGMQLQVNQQNGQPIPVRITEVKDEELVLDANHPLAGKNLTFEIDLLEVA from the coding sequence TTGTCTAAAGCAAAAGACGGAGATACCGTTAAAGTTCACTATACCGGCACACTTGAGAACGGTGAAGTGTTCGATACATCACAAGAACGAGAACCTCTTGAATTTCAACTGGGTGAAGGTCAGCTTATACCCGGCTTTGAAAAAGCAGTAATCGGGATGAGTGAAGGAGACTCAACCAAGGTTGACATCCCCAGTGATGAAGCATATGGAGAAGTTCGTGAAGATCTGGTTATAAATGTACCCAAAGATCAACTTCCTGATGATGTTGAACCGGAAATTGGAATGCAGCTACAAGTTAATCAACAAAATGGTCAGCCTATTCCTGTTAGAATTACCGAAGTAAAAGATGAAGAACTGGTACTCGATGCCAATCATCCGCTTGCAGGTAAAAACCTGACGTTTGAGATTGATTTACTTGAAGTAGCTTAA
- a CDS encoding CoA-binding protein, with product MSIEQIINSTKTIAIIGLSSTQYRTSHQIGRYLFDEGFTIIPVNPNEESVFGLKSYKSLADLPNDLVIDIVDIFRNSQYTADMVREIIEWSEDTGQKPVIWTQIGVSSDEAKKIAEENDFRYIEDKCLMVEHQRVG from the coding sequence ATGTCTATTGAACAAATCATAAATTCAACAAAAACAATTGCTATCATAGGGTTGTCATCTACTCAGTACAGAACAAGTCATCAAATTGGAAGATATCTTTTTGATGAAGGCTTTACGATTATACCGGTAAATCCCAATGAGGAATCCGTTTTTGGTTTGAAGAGTTACAAATCGTTGGCAGATCTCCCCAATGATCTTGTGATTGATATAGTTGACATTTTTAGAAACAGCCAGTACACAGCTGACATGGTGAGGGAGATTATTGAATGGTCGGAGGATACTGGTCAAAAACCGGTGATATGGACTCAAATAGGAGTGAGTTCAGATGAGGCGAAAAAGATAGCTGAGGAAAATGACTTCAGGTATATTGAAGATAAATGTCTGATGGTTGAACATCAGCGTGTGGGTTAA
- a CDS encoding DUF971 domain-containing protein, which yields MNKEHKPVSVDIANSDQKLTIEWADGHVSEFPLFGLRKNCPCVECRGGHSQMGQFEPQLFLVEPTRTFKIVSAEQVGNHALKITWDDGHNSGMYRWELLRQMDESVQKLKERSEN from the coding sequence ATGAATAAAGAACATAAACCAGTTTCTGTTGATATTGCAAATTCCGACCAAAAACTGACAATTGAATGGGCGGATGGTCACGTTTCTGAATTCCCATTATTTGGACTTCGAAAAAATTGTCCATGTGTAGAATGCAGGGGTGGCCACAGTCAAATGGGCCAATTTGAACCACAGCTCTTTCTTGTTGAACCGACACGAACTTTTAAAATTGTGTCGGCAGAGCAGGTAGGAAATCATGCTTTAAAAATTACCTGGGATGATGGACATAATTCCGGAATGTATCGCTGGGAACTACTTCGGCAAATGGACGAATCGGTTCAAAAACTGAAGGAGAGATCTGAGAACTAA
- a CDS encoding DUF3185 family protein — protein MKKAISAGLFIAGLLLLYFGYQEYQSISSEVEEFFTGSPSNRALWMLIGGAAASIAGLVGLLRK, from the coding sequence ATGAAAAAAGCAATCTCAGCGGGTCTTTTTATTGCCGGTCTATTACTCCTCTATTTTGGTTACCAGGAATATCAATCCATAAGTTCCGAGGTTGAAGAGTTTTTCACAGGGTCACCAAGCAACCGGGCACTTTGGATGCTGATTGGCGGAGCCGCTGCCTCGATTGCAGGATTAGTGGGATTGTTGAGGAAGTAA
- a CDS encoding cobalamin-binding protein: MRILSLLPSATEIICKLGFEDQLVGRSHECDYPKSITELPVLTNSTVKNTGKSIEIDKNIKSLLENGLSIFSVKADLLAEINPDIVFTQDHCEVCAVSLKDVKSAVREHCGKGTEVVSLSPTNLDEIAQSIYKIGQVLQAEEKAKQLVSQLKLRMDIIRNTVIGEPVKRVVCLEWIDPLMTGGNWIPELLEIVGAEYLLSEPGKHSPWIQWEDLLNENPDVILIMPCGYNIEQTTNEMHLLTQNEDWNTLKAVQSNEVYILDGNRYFNRPGPSIFDSTRILAEILHPHLFKPVHHKEGWIRVNEQLQDA, from the coding sequence ATGCGAATCTTATCCCTTTTACCAAGTGCTACCGAAATTATTTGTAAACTGGGTTTTGAGGATCAGCTTGTTGGAAGATCACATGAATGTGATTATCCAAAATCGATCACAGAGCTGCCGGTACTAACCAATTCTACTGTAAAAAACACGGGCAAGAGTATCGAAATTGATAAAAATATTAAATCGCTGCTCGAAAATGGACTCTCAATATTTAGTGTTAAGGCCGATCTATTAGCCGAAATCAATCCGGATATTGTATTTACACAAGATCACTGTGAAGTTTGTGCAGTTTCACTAAAGGATGTAAAATCAGCGGTACGGGAACATTGCGGAAAAGGCACAGAAGTTGTATCCCTCTCTCCCACAAATCTCGATGAGATTGCGCAATCGATCTACAAAATCGGACAAGTGCTGCAAGCTGAAGAAAAGGCAAAACAGTTGGTAAGCCAGCTCAAACTACGAATGGATATCATCCGGAATACTGTGATTGGTGAACCTGTAAAACGGGTTGTGTGCCTTGAGTGGATCGATCCACTGATGACCGGTGGAAACTGGATTCCCGAACTACTGGAAATTGTTGGTGCCGAGTATCTTTTATCTGAACCGGGAAAGCACTCTCCGTGGATTCAATGGGAGGATCTTTTGAATGAAAATCCTGATGTAATCCTCATCATGCCATGTGGGTATAATATTGAACAAACAACGAATGAAATGCACCTTCTCACTCAAAATGAAGATTGGAATACTTTAAAAGCTGTACAAAGTAACGAGGTCTATATTCTTGATGGAAACCGATACTTCAATCGGCCCGGCCCTTCAATTTTTGACTCTACCCGCATATTGGCTGAAATCCTTCATCCTCACTTGTTCAAGCCGGTTCATCACAAAGAGGGTTGGATTCGGGTAAATGAACAACTACAGGACGCTTAA